The DNA window TGTCCTATAAAACACACATATTTAATCAACATGTTCATAAACCTGATCCTGAACCTGATCTTGAGCCCGAAAAGTTTAACGGCAATTCGCTTTCTCTCCGTCCGTCCCGTTGTTTCTCCGCACAAACACCAAGCTCCGCTTCTAAACGCCGTCCAACACCTAAATGTCCATCTTGATCAATACTACTATTAAAACTAGtaacatcatcatcatcatcgtcatcatcataattatcattaatatgaacattattattattctcaTTATCATCATATTCAGTTATAACAACAACACCGCCAAAATGTACGTGGCGCTCACCGTCGTCAGgcggctgctgctgctgctgcagAGGCGGCGTGGGCGTCGTAAGGGAACGTAAATGCGACTCATCATCGTCAACAACGTACGTATTCGTTGGTGCAATTGCAGAAGCCTCAGTTTCTTCGGAGCCTGGTATGGACTTACAAGGCGGACAAGGTGTATGTTTCGGACTACAACatctatataaatataacaAGAACCAAAAGAACCATGGAATAGCTACGAGGATTAATCCGGCGGTCGGAAACCAGGGCTGGGATTTATGTAACGGGAGGAAAATGTATAGAGCAAGAAAAACTCCACCGGATATTATGCATGAAAAGAAAATTGCTGTAACAATGTATATTCTTGCATCGCCTTTTCTGATATGGTGGTGATTATTATGATTATTAATATTGTTGTTGGGGGTGTTGTTCATGGTGGTGGCGGTGTTTTCTTGGACGGCGGTGCAAGATCGGAGGTTTGTTTGCAGCCCATCAAAGGGGGGGAAGTGGAAGAAAAGGGAAGAGtttaaaaaaagatattaaaattcGGTTAGTGTAAGGAATTAAAGATTGTTGTTAATATTTaaggttttaatttattttttaattttttgggatAACCATTAACGGTTAACAAGTTTTATGTTATGTGAGGCTATAATATAGGAGAGGGacaccaaaaataaaagaaatttggTGATTGTCAAGAAAAGGAGTGTTTTCAGTTTCAGTTTGGCTAAACTAATATTATTAACAACTAATGCCAACCTTCTTATGTCTCACTTACTATAACTtctagataaataaataaatatctttCTTTTAACTTCTTGAAAGTATTACTTCTagatagataaataaataaatatttttcttctaaTCAGCATAGTTTGAATTTCCAAGAATGcttttaaaacttcaaaattttatattttatatatttataatgttgTTTTATCGTTTCTTATTTCGACATTTTTGTTTCATACAACAAGAAAATCTAATACCTACAAATCATTTGAATCAGATAAAAAAGGAACTTACTAAATTTTTGGATCCTTTATCAGAAAAGTTTGAACAATGTTGCATGGATATTGCTTTGGTGTTCAAAATAGGTTTGAACAATTTTAGCTTGGATTCTTTGGAGTTGAAGGTCTAACGTTCTTGTCTTGTCGAAATGCTATTTCCTGTTGCTTGCTAATCCTGAAGGCGACACAGAGTTTTCAAATCGAACCATTCATTTGTAGCCTACTTATGcttgtaacaaaaaaaaaaactggcaATGTTGTTTTGAACATTGAAAAAGCCTTGTAAAAAGAGGCATGAATCTGTTCAataaatttaacataatctGTTGAATCACAGTTGGCCCTTTCatttgcttaaataaaaaaaatgccaTTATCTGATCACCTAAATGATTGTACATTGGCCCTCATACCAATCAGAGGACAAAAGCTAAACGGAAATTACATAAATTTATCTTATATACTGTAGTAACTGTATCTTGACATTTACGGAAGGTTTCACCAATGACCCGACGGAAGCTCCTACACTGCCACTGTATGCTGGCCACTATCAAAGCTTTATGGTTGAACTACATTGTTAGATTGAAAGCATACCTCTCTTATGTCAGCTTAAGATAATTAGGGAAGCCATGCATAGAAGCGGATGCAATTTAGGCAGAACCAAACTGGTTTGAACAATTCATGCCAGGCCCGACATGTAGAAAAGACAAGAGGTTGCAACTTATGGCGGATGCTGGTGCTGTATTTTAGAATCAAAACAGTCGAGAGAGAGAATGTTTCAGTATCCTATTCAACAAGCAATCCCCAGAAGCTTTAAGCTATACTTTACGGCTGTATAACGAGGGTTTCATTTTTGCACCAAACTTTTTATTTCAGATGAAATGCAGTGCACATAATCATCTCTGCATCCGACAAAAATCCTGCCCCCAATCATTACTGGTGAAGAAAACACGTCTCCTGGGAGCTCCAATCTTGCAATTTCCTGAACCTCCGATTTACTTGATTCAGTTTGTTTTCCTACAACATCAACGTTAAGCAAATGTACAGTTCCGGAACTCGAACATATGCAAACCAATCTGGAAAACATCATGGGCACAAATACATTAGATAATGTACTGACGAAAttcctttcaaatttttgtagttTCTTTACCTGTTTGGCACATGGGAGGAAGCAGACACCAGTTGCAAGTGCTCATCAACATAAGCAGACGAAGTTATCGGATCTCCAATATTGTACTCCCAGAGTAGATGTCCCTTTTCCTGACATGAAACGTCGGGGTCACACAATGTCCAGTGAAAGGAAAGTGAATAGTTAAACAAAACAGTCTGTAATATCCCATGCCATATTCCTAAGATTGTAAAAAATTCAGCCCAGTACTTACTGATTAAGCAAGATGATATACTTAACATCATCATTATATCAAAATTcacaaaaatgataaaaacaagA is part of the Mercurialis annua linkage group LG3, ddMerAnnu1.2, whole genome shotgun sequence genome and encodes:
- the LOC126674592 gene encoding uncharacterized protein LOC126674592 isoform X2, translated to MNNTPNNNINNHNNHHHIRKGDARIYIVTAIFFSCIISGGVFLALYIFLPLHKSQPWFPTAGLILVAIPWFFWFLLYLYRCCSPKHTPCPPCKSIPGSEETEASAIAPTNTYVVDDDESHLRSLTTPTPPLQQQQQPPDDGVGRRLEAELGVCAEKQRDGRRESELPLNFSGSRSGSGSGL
- the LOC126674592 gene encoding uncharacterized protein LOC126674592 isoform X1 — encoded protein: MNNTPNNNINNHNNHHHIRKGDARIYIVTAIFFSCIISGGVFLALYIFLPLHKSQPWFPTAGLILVAIPWFFWFLLYLYRCCSPKHTPCPPCKSIPGSEETEASAIAPTNTYVVDDDESHLRSLTTPTPPLQQQQQPPDDGERHVHFGGVVVITEYDDNENNNNVHINDNYDDDDDDDDVTSFNSSIDQDGHLGVGRRLEAELGVCAEKQRDGRRESELPLNFSGSRSGSGSGL